A stretch of the Verrucomicrobiia bacterium genome encodes the following:
- a CDS encoding chlorite dismutase family protein yields MPLPSIPLAQGVHVAHLFFRVDRALWQTLPPGAAAEALARLEAVCKENPGPAAPRVMTFANVGGKADAAFLLFAGELQQLSTLQRAVETAFPAGTLRPVYQYLSVTELPEYVATDDDLRAILAREGVTPGTPGFEERFEAARRRNATYQHDRLHPQMPDWEIMCFYPMSKKREGQDNWYLLDFETRKHLMAGHARTGRKYAGRISQLITGSSGLDDWEWGVTLMAHQLDAVKEIVYEMRFDEVSARYGQFGPFYINLRLAPADLWAHLYL; encoded by the coding sequence ATGCCACTCCCTTCCATCCCGCTCGCTCAAGGTGTCCATGTCGCACATTTGTTCTTCCGTGTGGACCGGGCGCTCTGGCAGACCCTGCCCCCGGGGGCTGCCGCCGAGGCCCTGGCCCGTCTGGAGGCGGTCTGCAAGGAGAACCCGGGACCCGCCGCACCGCGGGTGATGACCTTCGCCAACGTCGGCGGCAAGGCGGATGCCGCCTTCCTCCTGTTTGCCGGCGAACTGCAACAGTTGAGCACGCTCCAACGCGCCGTGGAAACCGCGTTCCCCGCAGGCACCCTGCGGCCCGTCTACCAGTACCTGAGCGTCACGGAACTCCCCGAATACGTCGCGACCGACGACGACCTCCGGGCCATTCTTGCCCGCGAAGGGGTGACTCCGGGCACCCCCGGCTTCGAGGAGCGCTTCGAGGCCGCCCGACGGCGCAACGCCACCTACCAGCATGACCGGCTCCATCCGCAGATGCCGGACTGGGAAATCATGTGCTTCTACCCAATGAGCAAAAAGCGGGAGGGGCAGGACAATTGGTACCTGCTTGATTTCGAGACCCGCAAGCACCTGATGGCCGGCCATGCGAGGACCGGACGCAAATACGCCGGGCGGATCTCCCAGCTGATCACCGGCTCCTCGGGACTTGATGACTGGGAGTGGGGGGTGACGCTGATGGCGCATCAGCTCGATGCCGTGAAGGAGATCGTGTATGAGATGCGCTTCGACGAGGTCAGCGCGCGGTACGGGCAATTCGGCCCGTTCTACATCAATCTCCGCCTCGCCCCGGCCGACCTGTGGGCGCACCTCTACCTGTAG
- the hisA gene encoding phosphoribosylformimino-5-aminoimidazole carboxamide ribotide isomerase — protein MFRPCIDLREGRVVQIIGATLSDTGAGVQTRFVAPQPPGWFAAQYRRDDLRGGHVIALGPGNDAAAREALGAWPGGLQYGGGVTADNARDWLDAGASHVIVTSWVFREGRLDDARLATLVRQVGRDRLVLDLSCRRCEAGYVVMTDRWQRATALTLGPDVFALLGGSCAEFLVHAVDVEGLCKGIDGGLVASLADWSPRPVTYAGGASSLQDLERVQELGRGRVDLTIGSALDLFGGSGVRYADAVAFNRRLAAQNCDSLSLNSRLNVVSDP, from the coding sequence GTGTTCAGGCCGTGCATTGACCTGCGGGAGGGACGCGTCGTCCAGATCATCGGCGCCACGCTTTCCGACACCGGTGCCGGCGTCCAGACCCGCTTCGTCGCCCCGCAGCCTCCCGGCTGGTTTGCCGCGCAGTACCGCCGCGACGACCTGCGGGGCGGGCATGTGATCGCCCTGGGGCCGGGCAATGACGCTGCGGCCCGCGAGGCGTTGGGGGCCTGGCCAGGGGGCCTTCAATACGGCGGCGGGGTGACCGCCGACAACGCGCGGGACTGGCTCGATGCCGGGGCTTCCCACGTCATCGTCACCTCGTGGGTGTTCCGGGAGGGCCGTCTGGACGACGCCCGGCTGGCGACGCTGGTGCGGCAGGTCGGACGCGACCGCCTTGTGCTGGACCTGAGCTGCCGTCGGTGCGAGGCGGGATATGTCGTGATGACGGACCGCTGGCAGCGGGCCACCGCACTGACGCTCGGGCCGGACGTCTTTGCCCTGCTGGGCGGGTCGTGCGCGGAGTTCCTGGTGCACGCGGTGGATGTTGAGGGGCTCTGCAAGGGGATTGACGGCGGTCTGGTCGCGTCTCTTGCCGACTGGTCGCCCCGGCCGGTCACTTACGCCGGAGGCGCCAGCTCCCTTCAGGACCTGGAACGTGTCCAGGAACTCGGCCGCGGCCGCGTGGATCTGACCATCGGCAGCGCCCTCGACCTCTTTGGCGGCTCGGGGGTGCGCTATGCGGATGCCGTGGCCTTCAACCGGAGACTTGCCGCTCAGAATTGCGATTCCTTGTCCTTGAACAGCAGGTTGAACGTGGTGAGCGACCCGTAG
- a CDS encoding molybdopterin-dependent oxidoreductase, with amino-acid sequence MLRIAWRNRDNLPYAWKVLSRGVCDGCALGVAGLHDWTIDGVHLCMTRLNLLRLNTMPALDPAMLSDLTALQSRLHREPRTVPGQCRTVASGDALSGWDNAQLRELGRLGHPMLRERGDPGFRRISWEEANRRMAHRLRGADPRRMAFFVTARGVTNEVYYVAQKVARFLGTNHVDNAARLCHAPSTGAMKHALGYAASTCSYSDWYGTDLIIFFGSNPANDQPVTTKYLHEARRLGTRVVMVNPYLEPGMKRYWVPSAAGSALFGTGLVDWWFPVAQGGDIAFLYGVLKALIASDGIATGFIRDHTEGWEALRAACDALRIEDLEAASGLSREAMEEFATLLRGATNAVLVWSMGITQHASGGDGVSMVLNLGLARGYVGRPKNGLMPIRGHSSVQGGAEMGCYSTALPGGQPITAANCAGLSAAYGFPVPDWDGMTAVDMVEACGRGELDVFYCVGGNFLRTLPEPDAVARALSRVPFRVHQDIVLTDQMFLEPGEEVLLLPAKTRYEQDGGGIETTTERRVAFSPEIPRQVGEARAEWRILRDAAAAAWPERAGMLGCDSGQAIREEISRVVPFYAGCERLTRTGDAVQWGGARLCDDGRFATPDGRAHFKAVAVPPRERWTLRSGPAAAQPGAPQGLGEFRVSTRRGKQFNTLIYDGVDPLTGAPRDAVFINPEDARALHLAAGDRVVLENQTGRFEGVVFPVPIARGNLQVHWPEGNGIIPRGRVDAVGGVPDYNAVVRVLRG; translated from the coding sequence ATGCTTCGGATCGCCTGGCGCAATCGCGACAACCTTCCCTACGCGTGGAAGGTGCTGAGCCGGGGCGTCTGCGACGGCTGCGCCCTGGGTGTGGCCGGCCTGCATGATTGGACGATTGACGGGGTGCACCTGTGCATGACGCGGCTGAATCTGCTGCGGCTGAACACCATGCCGGCGTTGGATCCCGCGATGCTCTCGGACCTGACGGCGCTGCAGTCGCGACTGCACCGGGAACCCCGGACTGTGCCGGGTCAGTGCCGGACCGTTGCGTCGGGGGATGCCCTGTCCGGCTGGGACAATGCTCAACTGCGGGAGTTGGGACGGCTTGGGCACCCGATGCTGCGCGAGCGGGGGGACCCCGGGTTCCGGCGGATTTCCTGGGAGGAGGCCAACCGGCGGATGGCACACCGCCTTCGGGGGGCCGATCCGCGCCGAATGGCCTTCTTCGTCACCGCCCGCGGAGTCACCAACGAGGTCTATTATGTGGCCCAAAAGGTGGCCCGGTTCCTGGGGACGAACCACGTGGACAACGCCGCACGGCTGTGTCACGCGCCCAGTACCGGCGCAATGAAGCATGCGCTGGGGTACGCGGCCAGCACCTGCAGTTACTCTGACTGGTACGGCACCGATTTGATCATCTTCTTCGGGTCCAATCCGGCCAATGACCAGCCCGTGACAACCAAATACCTGCACGAGGCCCGGCGGTTGGGTACCCGGGTGGTGATGGTCAATCCCTACCTCGAACCCGGCATGAAGCGTTACTGGGTTCCCAGCGCCGCCGGCAGCGCCCTGTTTGGCACCGGGTTGGTGGACTGGTGGTTCCCGGTCGCCCAGGGCGGGGACATCGCGTTCCTTTACGGGGTGCTCAAAGCGCTGATCGCCAGCGACGGCATTGCGACCGGATTCATCCGCGATCACACGGAGGGCTGGGAGGCGCTGCGGGCGGCGTGCGATGCCTTGCGGATCGAGGATCTGGAGGCGGCTTCGGGACTGTCCCGTGAGGCCATGGAGGAATTCGCCACGCTGCTGCGTGGAGCGACGAATGCGGTGCTGGTCTGGAGCATGGGCATCACCCAGCACGCGTCGGGCGGCGACGGGGTGTCCATGGTGCTGAACCTGGGGCTGGCGCGGGGCTATGTGGGACGTCCCAAGAACGGGCTGATGCCCATCCGTGGACACAGTTCGGTCCAGGGTGGCGCTGAAATGGGATGCTACTCGACGGCGCTGCCCGGGGGCCAGCCCATCACCGCGGCGAACTGCGCCGGGCTGTCCGCAGCCTATGGTTTTCCCGTCCCGGACTGGGACGGGATGACGGCTGTGGACATGGTCGAGGCGTGCGGGCGCGGGGAATTGGACGTGTTCTACTGCGTCGGTGGCAACTTCCTGCGCACGCTGCCCGAGCCCGATGCCGTCGCCCGGGCGTTGTCCCGCGTGCCCTTCCGGGTGCACCAGGACATTGTGCTCACGGATCAGATGTTCCTGGAACCCGGAGAGGAGGTGCTGCTGCTGCCGGCCAAGACCCGTTATGAACAGGACGGCGGGGGAATCGAGACCACCACCGAGCGGCGGGTGGCGTTTTCGCCCGAGATTCCAAGGCAGGTTGGCGAGGCCCGCGCCGAGTGGCGGATCCTGCGGGATGCCGCTGCAGCGGCCTGGCCGGAGCGGGCCGGAATGTTGGGCTGCGACTCCGGACAGGCCATCCGTGAGGAGATCAGCCGGGTGGTCCCGTTCTATGCCGGATGCGAACGGTTGACCCGCACCGGCGATGCCGTGCAGTGGGGGGGGGCGCGGTTGTGCGACGACGGCCGGTTCGCCACTCCGGACGGCCGGGCCCACTTCAAGGCGGTTGCCGTCCCGCCGCGGGAGCGGTGGACGTTGCGGTCCGGTCCGGCTGCCGCCCAGCCCGGAGCCCCGCAAGGCCTCGGGGAATTCCGCGTTTCCACACGCCGCGGCAAGCAGTTCAACACCCTGATTTATGATGGGGTGGATCCGCTGACCGGGGCGCCCCGGGATGCCGTGTTCATCAATCCCGAGGATGCCCGGGCGCTGCACCTGGCGGCAGGCGACCGGGTGGTGCTGGAGAACCAGACCGGCCGTTTTGAGGGCGTGGTTTTTCCGGTGCCCATTGCCCGGGGAAATCTTCAGGTGCACTGGCCCGAGGGCAACGGGATCATCCCGCGCGGTCGCGTGGATGCCGTCGGCGGTGTCCCCGACTACAACGCGGTCGTCCGGGTGCTCCGGGGCTGA
- a CDS encoding efflux RND transporter periplasmic adaptor subunit: MDLRVLAALVAAGLALAGCRKSGADAAVGGGVGGGFGIRVVAVPVVREAILESVSLVGSVVPNEMIEVQAETDGIVRDIRFDEGGRVARGDLLVQLDDTKAVAQLNEAEARLRLSETSLARVNQLLRDQLIAQAEYDAASSEAAERLAVVEVKRRELRDTRVTAPFSGLTGARLVSPGQVISKNTRLTWLVDLDTVKVEVEVPERYLGQVRIGMPLTFRVAAYPDDLFEGEIYFVSPQIDPALRTALVKARIPNREGRLRGGMLASMDLGIQRREAALVIPETAILNSGDATSVFVVTETETAALKPVEIGLRLAGRVEIVTGLTEGERVIVEGVQKLRPGAPVVLAEGASVAPYLEGGP; this comes from the coding sequence ATGGATTTGCGTGTGCTTGCCGCCCTCGTGGCGGCCGGGCTGGCGCTGGCGGGCTGCCGGAAATCCGGGGCCGATGCCGCGGTGGGCGGCGGGGTCGGCGGTGGATTCGGCATCCGGGTGGTGGCGGTGCCGGTGGTCCGGGAGGCAATCCTTGAGTCGGTGTCACTGGTCGGATCCGTCGTGCCCAACGAGATGATCGAGGTCCAGGCCGAGACCGACGGCATCGTGCGCGACATCCGGTTCGACGAGGGCGGGCGGGTCGCGCGCGGCGACCTGCTGGTCCAGTTGGACGACACCAAGGCGGTCGCGCAGCTCAACGAGGCGGAGGCCCGGCTGCGCCTGTCCGAGACCTCGCTGGCGCGGGTCAACCAGCTGCTGCGGGACCAGTTGATCGCCCAGGCGGAGTACGATGCGGCATCGTCCGAGGCCGCCGAACGGCTGGCGGTCGTCGAGGTGAAGCGCCGCGAACTGCGGGACACCCGGGTCACGGCGCCGTTTTCGGGCCTGACCGGCGCCCGGCTGGTGAGTCCCGGACAGGTGATCTCCAAGAACACCCGCCTGACGTGGCTGGTGGATCTCGACACGGTGAAGGTGGAGGTGGAGGTGCCGGAACGGTACCTGGGCCAGGTGCGGATCGGCATGCCGCTGACGTTCCGGGTGGCGGCGTATCCCGACGACCTTTTCGAGGGGGAGATCTACTTCGTGTCGCCCCAGATTGACCCCGCCCTGCGCACCGCGCTGGTCAAGGCGCGCATTCCGAACCGCGAGGGCCGACTGCGCGGCGGCATGCTGGCCAGCATGGACCTCGGGATCCAAAGGCGCGAGGCGGCGCTGGTGATACCGGAGACGGCCATTCTGAACAGCGGGGACGCCACCTCGGTGTTTGTTGTCACGGAGACCGAGACCGCGGCCCTGAAGCCGGTCGAGATCGGGCTGCGCCTTGCGGGCCGCGTGGAGATCGTGACCGGCTTGACCGAAGGCGAGCGGGTGATCGTTGAGGGGGTGCAGAAGTTGCGGCCGGGCGCCCCCGTGGTGCTGGCCGAGGGCGCATCCGTCGCACCCTACCTGGAGGGGGGGCCGTGA
- a CDS encoding efflux RND transporter permease subunit, with amino-acid sequence MILSRVAIQRPVFATMMNLALILFGLIGLSRLPVRELPDIDPPVISVSTVYPGANAQIVETEVTERLEEAVNNIPGIKTLKSESREAVSNITIEFDLSRDIDIAAQDVRDRVSRVRGNLPEDIREPIISKQDSDAQPILWIALNSDRYSPLELTTLAERQLKPRFQGIDGVSSITIGGEKRFAMRLWLDSEKMAARGITVLDVQRALRQQNVELPSGRVENLDRELTIQTRGELRTADEFNQLVVRSDGPNLIRLRDIGHAEEGVEDYRTIARARGQPCVFMGIVKQAKANTVAVAQKVKTEMEVLRPTLPAGCEIWVAYDSSVFVERSIKEVWETLAIAFCLVIFIIFVFLRNVRSTLIPAVAIPVSIIGTFALLYLLGFSINILTMLALVLSIGIVVDDAIVVLEAIYRHLEAGLSPMQAAFKAMEEISYAVIAITVSLVAVFAPLAFQKSTTGRLFVEFAVTVAGSVIISAFVALTLSPAMASRLLKPIRDVKHGRLFLLFERLFDGLAAIYGRGLRWALGHRVLMVGVTLGTMVVMVAAFRGLEQDFLPQEDKGRLFALVITPNGSTSEFTDRQLRKAEAIIASVPEVWSYGAIVAPGFSGPGQASFGIVFVTFNDKSERRRSVQEIVNGPGGIAQRLFAEVEGGLAIANLPKAIEVSFNSSPFELVLQNQNLEALDETANALANRIRGLTNAAGAPLLSNVRVSYEVNKPELRVHVDRNRAASLGVSLEDVSRTLQILFGGLDLSRIKVEGKEYDVIAQLARESRLRPADLDRIFVRNTAGSLVQLSSLVTRSEGAAPNAINHYGRLRSASITASPGAVPIGTVVRQVEALLAGELPVGFLYAWEGDARSLADATTEIWWVLGLAGIIVFMTLAAQFESLIHPWTVMLSLPLAFVGAFGALWLLNFLGRLGVIPPIPAMNFNLFSQIGLVLLIGLVTKNSILLVEYANQQRAAGLSAHDAMIQAGTVRLRPILMTALSTIAGILPIAIGFGAGAESRRPMGIAVVGGMLTSTFLTLFIIPVVYTLFSDAGARLARRLGMGHRESLVPATAVRPG; translated from the coding sequence GTGATCCTTTCCCGCGTCGCCATTCAGCGGCCGGTCTTCGCGACGATGATGAATCTCGCGCTGATTCTCTTCGGCCTGATCGGCCTCTCCCGGCTGCCGGTGCGCGAGCTTCCTGACATTGATCCGCCGGTAATTTCGGTCTCCACGGTGTATCCCGGGGCCAACGCTCAGATCGTGGAGACGGAGGTCACCGAGCGCCTTGAGGAGGCGGTCAACAACATTCCCGGCATCAAGACCCTGAAGTCGGAGAGCCGCGAGGCCGTGAGCAACATCACGATCGAGTTCGACCTGTCCCGCGACATTGACATCGCCGCGCAGGACGTCCGCGACCGGGTGTCCCGGGTCCGGGGGAACCTTCCCGAGGACATCCGGGAGCCCATCATCTCCAAGCAGGATTCCGACGCCCAGCCGATCCTCTGGATCGCCCTCAACAGCGACCGCTACTCTCCGCTCGAGCTCACCACGCTTGCCGAGCGCCAGCTGAAACCGCGCTTCCAGGGCATTGACGGCGTATCGTCCATCACCATCGGCGGCGAGAAGCGCTTCGCCATGCGCCTGTGGCTCGACTCGGAAAAGATGGCCGCCCGCGGCATCACGGTCCTTGACGTCCAGCGCGCCCTGCGCCAGCAGAACGTCGAGCTGCCCAGCGGCCGCGTGGAAAACCTGGACCGGGAGCTGACGATCCAGACCCGCGGCGAGCTGAGGACCGCCGACGAGTTCAACCAGCTGGTGGTACGTTCCGACGGCCCGAACCTCATCCGCCTGAGGGACATCGGCCACGCCGAGGAAGGGGTCGAAGACTACCGGACCATCGCCCGGGCGCGCGGACAGCCCTGCGTCTTCATGGGCATCGTCAAGCAGGCCAAGGCCAACACCGTTGCCGTCGCCCAAAAGGTCAAGACGGAGATGGAGGTGCTCCGTCCCACCCTGCCGGCGGGCTGCGAAATCTGGGTGGCCTACGACAGCAGCGTCTTCGTCGAGCGGTCCATCAAGGAGGTCTGGGAGACGCTCGCCATCGCCTTCTGCCTCGTCATCTTCATCATCTTCGTCTTCCTCCGGAATGTCCGCTCCACGTTGATCCCCGCCGTGGCCATCCCGGTGTCCATCATCGGCACCTTCGCCCTCCTCTACCTGCTCGGCTTTTCCATCAACATCCTCACGATGCTCGCGCTGGTGCTGAGCATCGGCATTGTCGTGGACGACGCCATCGTGGTGCTGGAGGCGATCTACCGGCACCTGGAGGCGGGCCTTTCGCCGATGCAGGCGGCCTTCAAGGCGATGGAGGAGATCAGCTACGCGGTGATCGCCATCACCGTGTCACTGGTGGCGGTCTTTGCACCGCTGGCCTTCCAGAAGAGCACCACCGGACGCCTCTTCGTCGAGTTCGCCGTGACGGTGGCCGGCTCCGTGATCATCTCCGCCTTCGTCGCGCTAACCCTGTCGCCGGCGATGGCGTCCCGGTTGCTCAAGCCGATCCGGGATGTGAAGCATGGGCGGCTGTTCCTGTTGTTTGAGCGGCTGTTCGACGGCCTCGCGGCGATATATGGCCGCGGCCTGCGGTGGGCGCTGGGCCATCGCGTCCTCATGGTGGGGGTGACCCTCGGCACCATGGTGGTGATGGTGGCGGCCTTCCGGGGACTCGAGCAGGACTTTCTGCCGCAGGAGGACAAGGGGCGCCTGTTCGCCCTGGTGATCACCCCCAACGGCTCGACCAGCGAGTTCACCGACCGGCAGTTGCGCAAGGCCGAGGCGATCATCGCCTCCGTGCCCGAGGTCTGGAGCTACGGGGCCATCGTGGCGCCCGGGTTCAGCGGGCCCGGACAGGCCAGCTTCGGCATCGTCTTCGTCACGTTCAACGACAAGAGCGAACGGCGGCGATCGGTCCAGGAGATCGTCAACGGCCCGGGCGGCATCGCCCAGCGGCTCTTTGCCGAGGTCGAGGGGGGGCTGGCCATCGCGAACCTGCCCAAGGCCATCGAGGTCAGCTTCAACAGTTCGCCCTTCGAGCTGGTGCTGCAGAACCAGAACTTGGAGGCCCTCGACGAGACCGCCAACGCCCTTGCGAACCGCATTCGCGGGCTGACCAACGCCGCGGGAGCGCCGTTGCTGTCCAACGTCCGCGTCAGCTACGAGGTCAACAAACCGGAACTGCGAGTCCACGTGGACCGCAACCGCGCGGCGTCGCTTGGAGTGAGCCTCGAGGACGTCTCGCGCACGCTCCAGATCCTGTTCGGCGGCCTCGACCTCAGCCGGATCAAGGTGGAAGGCAAGGAGTACGATGTCATCGCCCAGTTGGCCCGGGAGTCCCGGCTCCGACCCGCCGACCTCGATCGCATCTTCGTCCGCAACACGGCGGGAAGTCTGGTGCAGCTCAGCTCGCTGGTGACCCGGTCTGAGGGGGCGGCTCCCAACGCGATCAACCACTACGGACGCCTCCGCTCCGCGAGCATCACGGCATCGCCAGGTGCCGTGCCCATCGGTACGGTGGTCCGGCAAGTCGAGGCGCTCCTCGCCGGGGAGCTGCCCGTGGGCTTTCTATATGCCTGGGAGGGCGACGCACGCAGCCTGGCGGATGCGACCACGGAGATCTGGTGGGTCCTGGGGCTTGCCGGGATCATCGTATTCATGACCCTGGCGGCGCAGTTTGAAAGTCTGATCCATCCCTGGACCGTGATGCTGTCGCTGCCGCTCGCCTTCGTGGGGGCCTTTGGCGCGCTGTGGTTGCTGAATTTTCTGGGGAGACTCGGGGTGATCCCCCCGATTCCCGCAATGAACTTCAATCTGTTCAGCCAGATCGGTCTCGTGCTGCTGATTGGCCTCGTAACCAAGAACTCCATCCTGCTGGTGGAATATGCCAACCAGCAGCGCGCCGCCGGCCTGTCGGCGCACGACGCCATGATCCAGGCGGGCACCGTCCGGCTGCGCCCGATCCTCATGACCGCCTTGTCCACCATTGCCGGCATCCTTCCCATTGCGATTGGTTTCGGTGCCGGTGCCGAAAGCCGGCGTCCGATGGGCATTGCCGTGGTCGGAGGCATGCTGACCAGCACGTTCCTGACCCTCTTCATCATTCCGGTCGTGTATACACTCTTTAGCGATGCCGGCGCCCGGTTGGCCCGGCGACTGGGCATGGGTCATCGGGAGTCCCTGGTCCCCGCCACGGCCGTCCGTCCGGGCTGA